A genome region from Glycine max cultivar Williams 82 chromosome 5, Glycine_max_v4.0, whole genome shotgun sequence includes the following:
- the LOC100776393 gene encoding eEF1A lysine and N-terminal methyltransferase, with protein sequence MGSKGKKKGSPEDILETLGDFTSKENWDKFFTLRGDSFEWYAEWPNLRDPLLSLLKTVPLPLQLLVPGCGNSRLSEHLYDAGHTAITNIDFSKVVISDMLRRNVRDRPLMRWRIMDMTAMQFEDESFGAVIDKGGLDALMEPELGPKLGNQYLSEVKRVLKPGGKFVCLTLAESHVLNLLFSKFRLGWKMSVDAIPLKSSGKPSLQTFMVVVEKELSTLVHQITSLLHNSSLHCNSKQVSGLHEALQNENQIREKYSSGSNLLYSVEDLQEELTKLSQGRRLQLTLGGQGYSTFSYRAVILDAEEQASPFTYHCGVFIVPKTRAREWLFYSEEGQWMVVRSSEAARLIMVYLDASHSDTSMEEIQKDLSPLVTQLAPAENENGAKIPFMMASEGIKERNIIHKVTSSLTGSIIVEDVIYENVDSEVSCIFPSRELVFRRLVFERAANLVQSEALLKDEQSPTKLVSETGRKKNNASSKSRKSGSQRHSIGASSQLTVYHGYVASSYHTGIISGFTLISSYMENVASSGKMVKAVIIGLGAGLLSMFLHGCIPFLEIETVELDPMIVDIARDYFSFVEDKRLKVHVADGIQFVREIDSSGAPQIHGKSNDPSNTESALNASSTVSHAGVKVTKVDIIIVDVDSSDPSSGLTCPAPDFLDESFLETVKDKLSEDGLFVVNLVSRSQAIKDMALSKMKKVFSHLFCLQLDEDVNEVHFALKSESCIEDSCFSEASLKLHKLLEFKHPEIGQNIINATKKIRHLK encoded by the exons ATGGGTTCGAAGGGGAAGAAGAAAGGTTCACCGGAAGACATTCTGGAAACCCTAGGAGACTTCACGAGCAAAGAGAACTGGGACAAGTTCTTCACCCTTCGCGGTGATTCCTTCGAGTGGTACGCCGAATGGCCCAACCTCAGGGACCCACTCCTCTCCCTCCTCAAAACCGTTCCTCTCCCGCTTCAGCTCCTCGTCCCCGGCTGCGGCAACTCCCGCCTCTCCGAGCACCTCTACGACGCCGGCCACACCGCCATCACCAACATCGACTTCTCCAAGGTCGTCATCTCCGACATGCTCCGCCGCAACGTCCGCGACCGTCCCCTCATGCGATGGCGCATCATGGACATGACCGCCATGCAGTTCGAGGATGAGAGCTTCGGTGCGGTTATTGACAAAGGTGGACTGGATGCTTTGATGGAGCCCGAACTTGGCCCCAAATTGGGGAACCAGTACTTATCAGAG GTGAAGAGAGTTTTAAAGCCTGGGGGAAAGTTTGTGTGCCTTACCTTGGCTGAATCTCACGTACTTA ATCTACTTTTCTCAAAGTTCCGACTTGGGTGGAAAATGAGTGTTGATGCCATACCTTTAAAGTCTTCTGGCAAACCTAGCCTTCAAACATTTATGGTGGTTGTGGAGAAGGAGCTGTCTACTTTAGTGCACCAGATTACATCATTGCTCCATAATTCTTCACTTCATTGCAATTCAAAACAG GTTTCTGGACTTCATGAGGCTCTTCAAAATGAGAATCAAATTCGTGAAAAATACTCCAGCGGCTCCAATTTATTATATTCTGTGGAAGATCTGCAAGAGGAGTTGACAAAGCTATCTCAAGGTCGGCGATTGCAGCTAACTCTGGGTGGACAAGGGTACTCCACTTTTTCTTACAGAGCTGTAATTCTTGATGCCGAGGAACAGGCCAGCCCATTTACCTATCACTGTGGGGTTTTCATTGTGCCTAAG ACTCGTGCACGTGAATGGCTTTTCTATTCTGAAGAAGGACAGTGGATGGTGGTCAGAAGCTCTGAAGCAGCTCGTCTCATAATG GTTTACTTGGATGCCAGCCATTCGGATACCAGCATGGAGGAGATTCAG AAGGATTTGTCTCCATTGGTTACGCAGTTGGCACCTGCAGAAAATGAGAATGGAGCTAAAATACC TTTCATGATGgcaagtgaggggatcaaggaGCGAAACATCATTCACAAG GTCACATCTTCATTAACTGGATCAATTATTGTTGAAGATGTAATTTATGAAAATGTTGATAGTGAAGTCAGTTGTATTTTTCCTTCTAGAGAGTTGGTGTTTCGACGCCTTGTATTTGAGAGAGCTGCAAATTTGGTGCAGTCTGAAGCTCTGCTAAAAGATGAACAGTCACCTACTAAATTGGTTAGTGAGACAGGCAGGAAGAAAAACAATGCATCTTCCAAATCTAGAAAAAGTGGATCTCAGAGACACAGTATTG GAGCAAGCAGCCAGTTGACCGTCTATCATGGCTATGTAGCTAGTTCTTATCATACAGGGATTATTTCAGGGTTCACGCTAATATCTTCTTACATGGAAAATGTGGCATCAAGTGGGAAAATG GTAAAAGCAGTAATAATAGGTCTTGGAGCTGGTTTACTTTCCATGTTTCTTCACGGGTGTATCCCCTTTTTGGAAATTGag ACTGTGGAGTTAGACCCCATGATTGTTGATATTGCAAGGGACTACTTCAGTTTTGTTGAGGATAAACGCCTAAAG GTGCATGTAGCTGATGGGATCCAATTTGTCCGAGAGATTGACAGTTCTGGAGCACCTCAGATTCATGGAAAAAGTAATGATCCTAGTAATACTGAGTCTGCTCTAAATGCAAGTTCAACTGTGTCTCATGCTGGTGTAAAAGTGACAAAAGTTGATATAATTATTGTTGATGTTGACTCTTCAGACCCAAG CTCGGGATTGACATGCCCTGCTCCGGATTTTTTGGATGAGTCTTTTCTTGAGACCGTAAAGGATAAACTTTCAGAGGATGGTCTCTTTGTTGTCAATTTGGTGTCACGGTCCCAAGCCATTAAGGATATGGCTCtctcaaaaatgaaaaag GTTTTCAGCCACCTCTTCTGCCTCCAGCTTGACGAGGACGTCAATGAAGTTCATTTTGCCCTCAAATCTGAGTCCTGTATTGAGGATAGCTGTTTCTCTGAAGCTTCTCTTAAACTTCATAAATTGTTGGAGTTTAAACACCCGGAGATAGGTCAAAACATTATCAATGCGACCAAAAAGATAAGACATTTGAAGTGA
- the LOC100777273 gene encoding geranylgeranyl transferase type-2 subunit beta 1 gives MGELATEKHVRYILSVEKRKDNFESVVMEHLRMNGAYWGLTTLDLLGKLHTVDVDEVVSWLMSCQHDSGGFGGNVEHDPHILYTLSAVQVLSLFDKLDVIDVDKVTSYIVSLQNEDGSFSGDMWGEVDTRFSYIAICCLSILHRLDKINVEKAVKYIIFFFFGFISCKNMDGGFGCTPGGESHAGQIFCCVGALAITGSLDLVDKDLLGWWLCERQVKSGGLNGRPEKLPDVCYSWWVLSSLIMIDRVHWISKEKLIKFILDCQDTENGGISDRPDDAVDVFHTFFGVAGLSLLEYPGLKPVDPAYALPVDVVNRIIFTK, from the exons ATGGGAGAGCTGGCCACTGAGAAACATGTTCGATATATATTATCAGTTGAAAAG AGGAAAGATAACTTTGAATCTGTCGTAATGGAGCATCTAAGAATGAATGGGGCATATTGGGGATTGACCACTCTGGATCTTCTAGGAAAGCTTCATACCGTCGATGTTGATGAGGTTGTTTCGTGGTTGATGAGTTGTCAGCATGACTCAG GGGGATTTGGTGGAAATGTTGAACATGATCCGCACATCCTCTATACACTAAGTGCTGTGCAGGtgttgtctctctttgataagCTGGATGTTATTGATGTAGATAAGGTCACAAGTT ATATTGTCAGCCTGCAAAATGAAGATGGATCCTTTTCAGGGGATATGTGGGGTGAAGTTGATACACG GTTCTCATATATTGCTATTTGTTGTCTATCAATATTACATCGCTTGGATAAAATCAATGTGGAGAAGGCTGTGaagtacattattttttttttcttc ggctttATAAGTTGCAAAAATATGGATGGTGGTTTTGGGTGCACTCCTGGTGGGGAATCTCATGCTGGTCAAA TTTTCTGTTGTGTGGGGGCCCTTGCCATAACAGGGTCGCTAGATCTTGTTGACAAAGACCTACTTGGTTGGTGGTTATGCGAGCGACAGGTTAAATCTGGAGGTCTGAATGGGCGTCCTGAGAAACTTCCTGAT GTCTGCTACTCATGGTGGGTTCTTTCTAGCCTGATCATGATTGATAGGGTACATTGGATTAGTAAGGAGAAGCTTATAAAGTTCATCTTAGACTGCCAG GACACAGAAAATGGTGGAATTTCGGACAGGCCAGATGATGCCGTGGATGTCTTTCATACATTCTTTGGGGTGGCTG GACTTTCTCTTCTTGAATATCCAGGGCTGAAACCAGTAGATCCAGCTTATGCTTTACCTGTTGATGTTGtaaatagaattatttttactaaataa
- the LOC100797995 gene encoding cation/H(+) antiporter 4 yields the protein MNLSANETLFLSVDKIKFFTYNVCTVAPPNIVSDGLWGGQLNGRTPFKSSLPLFELQVLVIFAITQICQFLLQSFDFPQFIPQMIVGLILGPAVQVEMLDKYKRKLFPFPSQDTLATISSIGYALFIFTSGVQMDLSMITRTGHRAWAIAIIGLAVPILICIPTIISIERLSLPVEYQIFNATAIVLPETVISFAVVASLLNELKILNSELGRLALSSVLVSDILSKTIICVASIFMDANENQNIFVLLVSLIAFGIFVPLFFRPAMFWIIKRTAEGRPVNDGYVYAVITMVFALGWVAVQIHQEFILGAFMLGLAVPEGPPLGSALVKKLHFFGNCFFLPIFVTCSMMKADFSKHFSSKVVMITAFSSLFIHLVKVIACTIPALFCKIPFKDALTLGLILNVKGVVEVGIYGILYDEGIINGPTYGVMMINIMVIASIVKWSVKLLYDPSRKYAGYQKRNIASLKPDSELRVVACLHKTHHVSVVKDFLDLCCPTTEDPITVDALHLIELVGRASPIFISHRIQRTISSSGHKSYSDDVILAFDLYEHDNMGAVTAHVYTAISPPSLMHEDVCHLALDKVASIIILPFHLRWSGDGAIESDDKNMRALNCKLLEIAPCSVGILVGRSTIHSDSFIRVAMIFLGGKDDREALCLAKRATRNPRVNLVVYHLAPKEHTPDMEYIRDNEALKHVKKPHLGNVSYQKVIVNGGPETSLLLRQIVNEHHFFIVGRTHELNSPQTVGLTTWIEFSELGVIGDLLASSDFESRPCVLVVQQQVKETS from the exons ATGAATTTAAGTGCAAATGAGACTCTATTCTTGTCTGttgataaaatcaaatttttcacCTATAATGTGTGCACTGTTGCTCCACCCAATATTGTTTCAGATGGCTTATGGGGTGGCCAACTTAATGGACGGACTCCATTCAAATCTTCACTCCCATTGTTTGAGTTGCAGGTGCTTGTAATTTTTGCTATCACCCAAATCTGCCAATTCCTCTTACAGAGCTTTGACTTCCCTCAATTTATTCCACAAATGATA GTTGGCCTGATTCTAGGCCCTGCTGTTCAGGTAGAGATGCTGGACAAATACAAAAGGAAGTTGTTTCCATTTCCAAGTCAGGACACACTTGCAACAATATCATCAATTGGTTATGCACTTTTCATCTTTACAAGTGGTGTGCAAATGGATTTGAGCATGATAACCAGGACAGGACACAGGGCATGGGCCATTGCTATTATTGGATTGGCTGTGCCGATACTTATTTGTATTCCAACCATAATCAGCATTGAACGTTTAAGTCTTCCTGTTGAATATCAAATCTTTAATGCTACTGCTATAGTTCTACCAGAAACTGTAATTTCATTTGCAGTAGTTGCTTCCCTCCTCAATGAACTTAAAATCCTTAACTCTGAACTTGGCAGGTTGGCGTTATCCTCAGTACTGGTGAGTGACATATTAAGCAAAACCATTATATGCGTTGCCAGTATCTTTATGGATGCCAACGAAAACCAGAATATTTTTGTGCTCTTGGTATCATTGATTGCCTTTGGCATCTTTGTTCCATTATTTTTTCGACCAGCAATGTTTTGGATCATCAAACGTACTGCAGAAGGAAGACCTGTGAATGATGGTTATGTCTATGCTGTCATCACAATGGTATTTGCATTAGGTTGGGTTGCAGTTCAAATACATCAAGAATTCATCCTAGGAGCTTTTATGTTGGGGTTGGCTGTGCCAGAAGGACCTCCATTAGGATCTGCATTGGTCAAGAAGCTTCACTTCTTTGGTAACTGTTTCTTCTTGCCAATATTTGTCACTTGCAGTATGATGAAGGCAGATTTTTCCAAGCACTTTTCATCAAAAGTAGTTATGATCACTGCTTTCAGCTCTCTTTTCATTCACCTTGTCAAAGTAATAGCATGCACTATACCTGCCCTCTTTTGCAAGATTCCCTTCAAAGATGCCTTGACTCTTGGCCTCATTTTGAACGTTAAAGGCGTAGTGGAAGTCGGCATCTATGGTATCTTATATGACGAAGGG ATTATTAATGGTCCTACTTATGGAGTAATGATGATCAACATAATGGTCATTGCAAGCATAGTGAAATGGTCTGTGAAACTATTGTATGATCCATCAAGAAAATACGCTGGCTACCAGAAAAGGAACATAGCGAGTTTAAAACCAGACTCGGAGCTGAGAGTAGTTGCCTGCCTTCATAAAACACACCATGTATCTGTTGTGAAAGATTTCCTTGACCTTTGTTGTCCAACAACAGAAGACCCCATCACTGTGGATGCATTGCATCTAATTGAGCTAGTCGGAAGGGCCTCTCCCATTTTCATTTCCCATCGCATTCAAAGAACGATTTCATCAAGTGGCCACAAGTCTTATTCAGATGATGTCATTCTTGCTTTTGACCTCTATGAACATGACAACATGGGTGCAGTAACTGCACACGTTTACACAGCCATATCTCCACCCTCCCTGATGCATGAGGATGTTTGTCATTTAGCATTGGACAAAGTGGCATCTATTATAATTCTTCCATTCCATCTAAGATGGTCTGGTGATGGTGCCATAGAATCTGATGACAAGAACATGAGGGCTTTAAATTGTAAGCTCTTAGAAATAGCTCCATGCTCAGTTGGAATCCTTGTTGGTCGTTCTACCATTCATAGTGACTCATTCATTCGGGTAGCAATGATTTTTCTGGGCGGAAAAGATGACCGAGAGGCTTTGTGCTTAGCCAAACGAGCAACGAGGAATCCAAGGGTCAACTTGGTTGTGTACCACCTTGCTCCTAAGGAACACACACCAGACATGGAGTATATACGAGATAATGAGGCACTAAAACATGTTAAGAAACCACACTTGGGAAATGTAAGTTATCAAAAAGTCATAGTGAATGGTGGACCAGAGACATCTCTTCTTCTTCGCCAAATAGTAAATGAACATCACTTTTTCATAGTTGGGAGAACACATGAGTTAAACTCACCTCAGACGGTTGGGCTTACAACTTGGATTGAATTTTCAGAGCTAGGTGTCATTGGTGATTTGCTTGCTTCATCAGATTTTGAAAGCAGACCGTGTGTTTTGGTAGTGCAGCAACAAGTAAAAGAAACATCATAG